The genomic DNA GtaacaatttttcatatttccaAAATTTCAACCATATAAAAACATCAATTTCAACTATTTTTGTTGCTATGATGGAATATGAAATATATGGTTGATAAAGATTAACAACATTACAATACCCCAAGAAGCTCCATGCACCACTCATTCACTTATTCttctttaacaaaaataatgcaAATATCAAAAATGCTTTCTTCCACATTCTTTTCACTCTTTCTTCACCATCATCACCTACTTCCACTCTTTCTCTTCATTCATATGGCAAAGAATCTTTCTAAATAATAACACAAAGATTCCAAAACACACACACTTCTTTCACTATAATTGTtcgttgttttttttatctttccatCAAGAAATGAATTTGAATCACTCTTGTGGTTTTTCTTTAACCAAACATACAAGAAAAACATCATTAACTTCTTCTATTTACCTTAGAAACTCTCATATCTTTCTTTCTAGAGAGTTTCTCCATGTGAAGCCACTTCCACTTTCACCAAACATagcaaaaaatttgaaaaactgtAAACTCACACACCCTTTTGCTAGCTTATCATCTTTTGCAGAAGCAGAAGGAGAAGAGGgttcaaaagaagaaattcagCTCAATGAACATCACCAACATGCTGCAACAGAAAACGGGGAGAATAATGATGAAGTATCAGGAATGGCTAAAGCATTTCACATATCATCAAGAACAGCTTCTGCTATAACAATATGTATAGTAATGGCTGCACTTGTTTTTCCTTTGTTTATGACATCTTTAGGACAAGGTTTGGCATTGAAGACAAAGATGTTATCATATGGAACacttttgtttggattttaCATGGCTTGGAACATTGGTGCTAATGATGTTGCAAATGCAATGGGAACTTCAGTTGGATCTGGTGCATTGTCACTTAGGCAAGCTGTGTTGACAGCTGCAGTGTTGGAGTTTTCAGGGGCATTGTTGATGGGAACTCATGTGACTAGTACAATGCAGAAGGGAATTCTTGTTGCTAATGTTTTTCAGGGGAAGGATACTTTGCTTTTTGCAGGGTTGCTTTCTTCTCTTGCTGCTGCTGGTACTTGGTTACaggtaaaaaaaatacattgtttCGCAATTTAGTACTAACTCCGTCCCTGAATATAAGATCTTATTGAGTAAATCGTGGagattaagaaaatttataataGTATTGAATTTGCTAACAAGTGCCAATTGGtaatgtttttctaagttgtttACTTGTTGGTTGCAATAGAGACAAAGTAATTAGGTGTATtatggtaaagaaataattaatcaagttgaaaatttgaaggaggatttataaaaaaggacaagaaataataaattgtgTTCTTATGCTAAAGTTTTCAAATGGggttaaacaataataatacaaaggctaatttttaatttacactttgaaaatgtgcaatttgGTTTTTGTGATATTGGAATCTAGGAATATAGTTTGAAACTGTAGAACGTTTCATCCAATGTGAGACTTTTAACACACACCCCTCACACTCAAGACCTTATAGCAAATGTCCCAGCAGATCTAGGATAAGCTCTaataccatcttagaatttcGGTTGAATttaactcaaccttacaaaactAACTTGTAAGGTGATGAGTACCCCACTTATATTCAGGACATCAAcgtgggactcttaacaaaaACTTGGTTAGGAACATAGGATTCCTAGCTGAAGAAAACAAGGAAAcagttgattattttttttagccaTTAGAAATGTGTCATTTGTATCATAGACATAAGTGTGTTCCAAGTTTACATTTTTGAAGGGTCAGATATTAGTGTATGCGGCTACATGGGAATTTGTCTGTAGTTTCTTTATTATGCAATGCAAATTTTTACAAGTTAGGAGCTGCTCAAAGTATATTCTTTCAAATTCAATGTATCTCAGCTTTTTGTTGCTATAATTGGAAAGTAAATGCCAAAaggatttaaaaaagaaaaaacagcatcatttaaattaataaatgtatACTAATGAATCTAAATTTCTTTGAGATTTACATCCAAAAGTATCTCTTTTATGACTGaggaaattgaaaaaattgaacTCAAATATGTATCAGCAAAGACAAGACTTGTCTTGTTTCTTAACAGatactcattttttttccttgaaaCAACATGTTGTTATTGAGTTTTCTGAGTTATTAAGGAaacaaatgtcattttttttttttttgaacaagacaaatgtcattttcttatatgttttgttcaaaaaaataaagaaaataaaaagaatgaaaattgtGCTTTAATCATACATAGCTCTCAAGCCCCGATACTCCAAAAATGGTGAAGTATCGTATCCGACACGTATCCGATACGATACGCCTCGATACGTCCCGATACGGGTATCGGAAAAGTATCGggcaattaatatttatttttttgaaaaacaatgacTGATACGTGTCGGATACGTCCCGATACGCGTATTGGTGAAGTATCAGAcagttaatatttatttattgaaggaaaaaaaatgacctatacGTGTCGGATACGACTAACTTGTACTCCGACACAGCTTACTTATACTCCAACACCTATCAAGTTTGGCAGCGttatcaaaatcatattgtctcTTCTAACCTAAAAAATAGGGTTTCTCGTCACCACATAGCAAAATAGCTATTCTCTCTTCTAACCATTACCACTGATTGAATTCTACtatgtttctcttctctctaatgTTATGTTTCTTCTGCTGTTTGTTTTCGATATAAATTAGTGTTAACGGTTAAGTAGTCAACATTAGACAaagatgttcttttttttttatagtacttATGATGTTCTCTTTGGATAGTACTAATGATGTTTAGCTATATTCTATCTAATTTGTGcggaaaaaatatgtaattgtcacttgttttgatcattttcattaatgtgaatgtttgtttatcatcatttttagttatgtttatacATTATGCACTtatactattaattttaaatttaattttttaataacgtATCAAGGCCGTATCGTATCgggaattttgaaaattttcccgTATCGCCGTATCGGTATCGTATTGTATCGGTATCGTGTCAGGTATCGGGGCTTCATAGATACATAGTAATAATCCAATGAACTTAATTAGGTACTTATTTTTTTGTGCTATGTAGTTTGCATCATATTATGGTTGGCCAGTATCTACTACACATTGTATAGTTGGAGCAATGGTAGGGTTTGGCCTAGTTTATGGAGGTGCTGGAGCTGTATTTTGGGGTTCACTGGCAAGAGTGATTTCGTCATGGATTTTCTCGCCACTACTGGGAGCAGCAGTATCGTTTATTGTCTACAAATGCATCCGAAGGGTAAGCTCGTTAATGCAGCATTTATTTCTACTCAATGCATACTCTGTCCTTACTTCATGGTTTAATAAAATGCAGAAGCCTTGTTggtgaaaattatttaaatctaTTCATGCACTTTCGGTGTAAAAATGTTTCGGATCATCCAACTATGTGTTGTGAGATCATTTAGTCTAACAATACGAGTGTCAAATTCATCCAATGAAGTGGCAATAATTCATTGGACGACAATGTTAAACCATTTTGAACTGACAGTGGACTTGAGTAATCTTTCCACTGAAATTTTGTTGTAGAGCAAAAGGAGTttagactaacattcaatataAGAGTTTGGATTTTGAATCACCAGTTATTGTTACAGTTTGGCACTGTTTGGAAACTTCgtcaaacatttttattaaatactTTGAGGAAACTGCTATtgcaaaattttaaactatttatgGCCTATTTCagttggcttatttgagcttctATACTCACATAAGCActtagcttattttcataagctcttgaGAATAGGTTATGAAAATAGTTActaacttatatgaaaacaaattgactttattttatcttttgctctAGAAgtagcttatacataaacacttgttTGACAAGCTTTATGCTATAATCACTTTATTAAGCTGTTTATTCAAACAGATATGTTAGATTCATGCTCATTCAACCACTAATATTTCCCCCCATGCAGTTTGTATACAGTGCAAGTAACCCAGGACAAGCAGCAGCGGCAGCAGCACCGATTGCTGTATTTCTCGGCGTAACTGGAATTTCCTTTGCTGCTTTCCCACTTAGCAAGATTTTTCCAATAGCTCTAAGCCAGGCATTAGCTTGTGGAACCGTCGGGGCTTTCCTGGTCAACAGAACTATCCGTAAACAACTTGGACATCTTCTAGACAAGTCAAATACTCCAGATCTGGAACCTGTCCCCCAAAACATAAGCTTCTTCTCTGATATTACAGGTCCAAAGGGTACTCAACTTGAAATAGTTTACGGAGTTTTCGGCTATATGCAGGTTTTATCAGCATGTTTCATGTCATTTGCTCACGGTGGAAATGATGTCTCCAACGCAATAGGTCCATTGGCCGGTGCGTTAGCCATTCTACAAGGCGCAGCAAAAGGAGCTGATATAGTTATTCCGATTGATGTTCTTGCTTGGGGTGGATTTGGAATTGTTGCAGGGCTAATGATGTGGGGTTACAGAGTTATAGCTAcaattggaaagaaaataacGGAACTTACACCGACAAGAGGATTTGCAGCCGAGTTTGCGGCTGCTTCAGTTGTTCTGTTTGCTTCAAAGCTAGGGCTACCGATATCGGGGACACATACGCTAGTTGGTGCAGTAATGGGAGTTGGATTCGCGAGAGGATTTAACAATGTTAGATCAGAAACAGTGAAGGAGATTTGTGCTTCATGGGCGGTTACTATTCCGGTTGGCGCTACCTTATCCGTGATTTACACGTGGATTTTGACTAAGCTTTTGTCTTATGTTTTATGAGTGTGCATTTTCAAGATATATTATAACAGGTTATATGTATGTGGTTACTCAATTCAATTCACCAGCGCCGTCTTTTGAGATTATTGTTTATTTGTGAGGATTGGCAAGGGATGAAAtttttggtgtttgatttcTATGTGAAGACTGTGATTGCAGAAGAGACTGATGAAATTGCAGACATGTTACTTTTCTGTAGCTAAGTTGAAATAATTTAGCAATCGTTAGACTTTGAAGGATGAAAATTCAGAgaaaaagttggaagaaaagCTTCTATGTATGTATTTAATAAattcattttaacatttttgtttttgcttatgTGTGCTTTAAATCCATCTGTTGAAACATTCTTCAGTAATAGAGCAGTAAGATTCAAGCTTTATCTTTAGATAATTTAACATGGTGAACCTTTGGTTTTTGAGATTTAGACAGTGGAGCTTATTTATagatgattatatttttattaggcATATAAGTATCAGTTCGGTTTTGGGTGGTTTCGGGCCTAAAACCGCTCCCCGAGAAAGCCCCAGATGAAAAACTCTGGCCCATCTCCGACCGTTTGGAGCATCGGTTTTCGCTGGTTGGGTGTGTATCGGGTTGTGAAGCCGGATTTATTCGGGTACCAACTGCAAGAAAgttaaagtaataaaaaaagtaaaggtGTGAAATCCACTTTAACTTACCCCTTTTCTTCTCTCTAATATATGCACAAAAGTATCTTGTGCATAATTAAAAGCTTGTACacaaaaagggaaaaaagttgTAAGATGTTTGGATTTTATTAACAAGATGTAAAGTAACACTATCAATCTATTAGATCCATGAAGAGGAATCAGCAATTAACTTACAAACATAGTATCATAACAAGGAGTTATGTAAAAAagtaaaaggtaaaaaaaaaaactaatatacaaaaaaaaaaaaaaaaaaaaccaatatacAAAATCATGGAGAGAGTTCCTTCACAGCTGGAAGACTAGGTTTCCATCCCAAACTTCTGTATTGTCTTGCCTTTGGAAAAGGTGGAACAAAATTTTTCTTTGGTCTTAGGCCTCTTTTTCTTGAAGGTTTTGTTGTCTTCTCCTTAGGACTAGTATAAAAGTTCTTTGCAAGCGTAAATGAGTCCTCTAAAACTTCTCCTTCCACTACATTTTCATTCATCTTAGTGTCCACTTCCATTCCCTCTGAAACACCATTTAACTCTTTCATTTTACCATTCTCTTTGTGTTTGTGTTCATTGCTAGGAGACTTGGATTTTGTACCAAGATTCTCTTTTTCTACCACCCCATTAGTCTCTTTGGTATGATCTTTCTCTGGATGCTTTCTTTTCAGCTTCTCAACATCTTTCAAAGATATTAAGATATACTTGTGACCAGGAAGCAAAAGATCTTCTTTCCATAATACAGATTGGTGAGGAGATTTGAAAACTTCTGGACTTGCAATACACATACCTGGATACTTTGTCATCAACGCGTAAACAGGAACCGCGTGTCTATAAACATCTTGTTTTCCACCTGCATGAGCTATTTTAACAACAAAGTCCTTTGATTTGGAACTGAATTGAGGATCCTTGTATCCCTTGATGTTTCCTTTCTTCTTACTTTTTGAGTCTTTGTTATCAGTGTTCTCTACGAAACCTAACGAGTGAACGACGCGTTTCAGCATAGCCTGCAATTCAAAGTTATACAATCTAGATGTTTCATCATATTCTATCATAAGGTGATGTTAGGTAGAAGGTGTAACGTTGGCTATGTCAATAGTATTTAAAGACTGATTCTTAGTATACTATGGCCGGCCGTTTTATGATTTAATATTTCTCATTAAATGTTGTGAAGATGATACCAATGCTTTGAACATGTGAAGACAAAGGGAAATGAATGGCTTTTTGTTGTAGTCTTATGAGATGAGAACAAATTTCATCATAGAATGGATAAGAAGGAATCAAGTAATTTCCTCAATATTAACTCCATGGTTTGGGATTTGGATTTGGTGCAGTAACTGCGTCAAGCAGTTTTCGATCTCGACCGTTCAATCTCAAATTAACAGCCGAGATCATTTAAAACTGATTTTGTTAATGCGTAATATAAACCGTCCGATCTCAGATTAACTGCCAATATCCTTTACTGCATAGAAATGTGTGGTTTTCTTGCTGCGGGGAATCTGCGTCCATGGTTTGATACTATGCTAGCTCTGCAGACACATTCTTGTACTAGGATCATACTCCCATAAACCTGACAAAACTTGGCGCGTAAGTTTCTTTAGCCTTCCACTGATCCAATTATTGTGAATAATGTAGCATCCTTTTTTTAAACATGTTGCTTTGACGGTTTTATCTTGCCACAGGTTTTGGTATGCGCCATTTGGAAAAAGGTTTCTGTCTAAGAAATGTACTGTCACATTTGTTTCAGGTTCTACACATTTGTTATCACTGACACGGTTGGATCCTCCTTTTCCACATAATATGTCATAGAAGCTTGGTTGTTCAGATAAGCCTGAAGTTTCTGCATGTTTCACCACTTTATCTATGGCTGCAATTGTTTGATTATCAGAATGAGCATAATAGAAGCCAGAGTTCAAACGTCTAGGTAGGTTTATTGGTCCTGCATAAATGAAACAATTGCAAAACAATCATTGTAGAAAGGaaccaaaagagaagaaaatttcCTTACAGATTATTTGAATTTGTTCTATGACATAGCACTTATTTTTAGTGGTGAGACATAAATACTTGCATAGTGTTTGAGATAGTTCATGACATgttcatatgttgttttcaGATTATGTTAATGAGTAtttcaagatagcttatgaaaacacttaatatatatagttaacTTATGCTCTTAATTGGGCGAGAATATGATTTTCAATTGTGAGATGCAGGAATAATTACCTTGTTCTTGGTAT from Medicago truncatula cultivar Jemalong A17 chromosome 8, MtrunA17r5.0-ANR, whole genome shotgun sequence includes the following:
- the LOC11419521 gene encoding inorganic phosphate transporter 2-1, chloroplastic, producing MNLNHSCGFSLTKHTRKTSLTSSIYLRNSHIFLSREFLHVKPLPLSPNIAKNLKNCKLTHPFASLSSFAEAEGEEGSKEEIQLNEHHQHAATENGENNDEVSGMAKAFHISSRTASAITICIVMAALVFPLFMTSLGQGLALKTKMLSYGTLLFGFYMAWNIGANDVANAMGTSVGSGALSLRQAVLTAAVLEFSGALLMGTHVTSTMQKGILVANVFQGKDTLLFAGLLSSLAAAGTWLQFASYYGWPVSTTHCIVGAMVGFGLVYGGAGAVFWGSLARVISSWIFSPLLGAAVSFIVYKCIRRFVYSASNPGQAAAAAAPIAVFLGVTGISFAAFPLSKIFPIALSQALACGTVGAFLVNRTIRKQLGHLLDKSNTPDLEPVPQNISFFSDITGPKGTQLEIVYGVFGYMQVLSACFMSFAHGGNDVSNAIGPLAGALAILQGAAKGADIVIPIDVLAWGGFGIVAGLMMWGYRVIATIGKKITELTPTRGFAAEFAAASVVLFASKLGLPISGTHTLVGAVMGVGFARGFNNVRSETVKEICASWAVTIPVGATLSVIYTWILTKLLSYVL